A stretch of DNA from Pseudonocardia hierapolitana:
CGGCGAGCGTGCGGCGCAGCACCGCGATGCCCTCGCCGTCGTCGGCCATCCCGCAGCCGGTGCCGTGGGTGAGCGCCACGACGCCGTCGACGTTGGGGAACTCGTCGAGCAGCCCTGGCCGCCGGAACTGGTCGGCGATCATCTTCGCCGCGGTGGCCGAGCAGTTCACCGACGTGAGGATGCCCAGGTAGTTGCGCGTGGCCACCTTGCCGTCGGGCCGGACGATGCCCTGGAACGTGGCCCGCTCGGACTCGGGCACGAACTGCGTCTCGGTGACGTCGGCGCCCACGGCGTAGTCGCGCTCGAACGCCCGGAACTCGACGTTGTGGGTGTGCACGTGGTCACCGGGCCCGATAGCGCTCGTCGCGAACCCGATGATCTGGTTGTACTTGCGGACCGGCTCGCCCTGCGCGATGTCGGCAACGGCGATCTTGTGGCCGCGCGGGATGACGCGCCGCGCCGGGGCACCACCCACCACCGTGCCCTCGGGTATCTCGCGGGCGGCGACCACCACGTTGTCGGCGGCGTGCAGGCGCACGCCGAGATCGTCGGTGGACGGTGCGGTCATCGGTTCTCCCCTGTGGTGGATGAGGGCGTCAGTCCCACTTGAGCAGTTCCCCGTCGGCGCCGAACTCCATCGGAACGGCATCGCCGGTGGTCTCGAGGGCGGGATGGGCGTCGACGGCGTCCCGCAACGACTCCGAGACCAGCAGGTGCTCGAGGTCGAGGGTGTTGCGCATGCGCACGAGCGTGACCGCGCCGACGTCCGCCACACCACAGGTGACGACGGCAGCGGCGATCGTGTCGCGGTCGGTGGCGAACGCCATCGGGATCTGCGCCCGCTGCGGACCGCCCAGCCCCGAGGTCATCGCGTTGATGTAGACGCTGCGCAGGTCGATCCGCTCCAGCAGCCGGAACGGCACGAAGTCGGCCAGGCCGAGCCCGACGGCGTTGCCGTGGGAGGCGTCGCTCACGTCCAGCACCGCGATGTTGCGGATGCGCGGGCCCTCGAACTCCGCGCTGCCGCGGATCATCATCCGGCCGATGACGTTGGTGTCCATCCCCGCACCGGAGTAGTTCTTGCCCATCTCGTCGATCACGGCCACGTCGATGTCGTCGAACGGGAGCCGCGCCATGCGGCGCTTGGCGTCGGCGAGCAGCGCGCTCTCGGCGGGGCCCGCGATGTCCGGCGCGTCCAGCAGCTCGATGCGGGCGGCCCGGTCGTAGGCGTTCTCGACGATCGCGAGGCCGCCGAGGATCTTGCCGGTGTCGACGATCCGGCGCGCCACGCGCGGGATCCAGACCGCCAGGTTGGCCGGGCCGAAGCGGTGGATGCCCTCGGCGCCCCGCTGCTTGCCCAGCCCGATGGCGACGATCTTGGAGATGCCGCTCTCGACGTCGCCCTGGAAGTCGGTGTGCGCCTTGACCCGGTTGATCGCGAGGATGCCGTCGGCCTTCGCCGCGTTGGCGTCGAGGTGCACGGCCGGTCCGTCGGGCAACCGGTCGATCTCGACGGTCTCCATGGTGGCGCGGATCGGCATGCCCACGCTCTCCTCGGTGATCCCGAGGTCGGCGAGCAGCTCCACCTGGCCCTCCGCCGTGGCGCCGCCGTGCGAGCCCATCGCAGGCACCACGAACGGGTCGGCGCCCGCAGCGCGCAGCCACTCCCCGGCCGCGCGCACCACCGCCGGCTTGTCGTGGATGCCGCGGCTGCCCGCGGTGATCGCCACGGTCATGCCGGGGCGAATGCGCGCCCGCAGCGGTTCGAGCGCCTGCGCCGTGGCCGCGGCGACGTCGGCCACCTGCTCCGGGTCGAACCGCTGCCGGACCGGCAGCAGCCGCGGGAACGGCACGTCGTAGGTCAGGTTCCGGACGGCCTCGAACGGACCGAGATGCGTGCTCACGACGTACCCCCTTGTGCGCGGCCTGTCACCCGAGGCTATGTGCGGCCGCTCACCAGGTCAACGCAACTCCTCTGATGTGTGAGCAGCCAGACGTCCGATGTCTAGGGCGCGGCGGGTGACCTCGCGGAGCGGGAGATCCAGAGCCGCGGCGGCCGCCGCCAGATCGTCGTGTTCAGGCTTGACCCCCCAGGGGCCGTGCTTGAGCCGGATCGCATGCCCCTCGACGTCCACGGTGGTGGTGCGCCGGGGCAGGGCGGCACGGTCGACGGGTGTGCGGCGCAGGCCGAGGCTGCCGGTCTCCGCCAGCACGATCCGCTCGCAGCCCGCCGCGCGCTCGGGGGCCACCAGCACGTGGACGGTGTGGGCCGGCCTGCCCTTCTTCATCACGATCGGCGAGAGCCACGCGTCCGCGGCGCCGGCGTCGAGCAGGCGCCCGACGAGGTGGCCGAGCACCTCCCCGGTGACGTCGTCGACGTTCGTCTCGAGCAGCAGCATCCGTTCAATGCGACCGGCGGCAGCACCGAGCAGCGCCTGGAGCACGTTGGCACGGCCGGCCGGGTCGCGGCCGCCTGCGCCGTAGCCGACGCCCTGCAGCGTCATCGCGGGGAGCGGGCCGAACCGCGCGCCCGTCGCGACCAGCAGCGCCGCACCGGTGGGCGTCACCGTCTCACCCTCGCCCGCCCCGACGACCGGCGCGCCGGCCCGCGCCAGCAGCGCCGCGGTGGCAGGCGCGGGCACCGGCAGCACCCCGTGCCGGGTGGCGACGGTGCCGGAGCCCAAGGTCAGCGGCCCGCAGTGCACCTCGTCCACTCCGAGCAGGTCGAGCGCGGCGGCCACACCGACCGTGTCGACGACGGTGTCGTGCCCGCCGATCTCGTGCAGGTGCACCCGAGCGGGGTCGATGCCGTGGATCCCGGCCTCCACCTCGGCGATCTCGCGCACGGCGCGTGCCGCGACCGGCACGTCGGCCACGCGTGCGAGCAGCTCCGCCGCGTGCCGCTCGGTGGCGGTGTCGGTGACGTCGACGACGGCACGGGTGGCGCCGATCCCGCCGCGCGTCACGCGCTCGGCACGCAGCTCCCATCCGTCCAGCCCCGTGCGCGCCACCGCGGCCCGCACCCCTTCGAGGGGTGCGCCGAGGTCGAGCAGCGCGCCCAGCAGCATGTCGCCGGAGATCCCGCTGAACGGGTTGAGCCAGAGGATCAACGGACGGCTCGCTGTGCCGTTGTCCCCAGGGCCATCCGGTGGGCCGCGATCGCCGCCCCGAAGCCGGAGTCGATGTTCACGACCACCACCCCCGCCGCGCAGGAGCTGAGCATCGCGAGCAGCGGCGTGACGCCCTCGAACACCGCGCCGTACCCGACGGACGTGGGCACCGCGATGACCGGGCACCCGACCAGCCCGCCGACCACGCTCGGCAGCGCGCCCTCCATGCCGGCCACGCAGATCACGGCGTCGGCCGCCGCGAGCCTCTCCTTCTCGGCGAGCAGCCGGTGCACGCCGGCCACCCCGACGTCGCGCACCTCGTCGACCTGCAGCCCGATCGCCGTGGCGACGGCCGCCGCCTCGGCCGCCACCGGCCAGTCGGACGTGCCCGCCGACGCCACCACCACCCGGAACGGCCGCGGCGCCGCGGGCCGCCAGACCAGCAGCCGGGCCACCGGGTCGTAGGCACCACCCTCGACGGCGGCGCCCACCTCGGCGGCGGCCCCGTCTTCGATGCGGCTGACCAGCACCGGACCGTCGTTGCCCGCGAGCAGCGATCGCACCACGCCCACGATCTGATCGACCGTCTTCCCCGGCCCGTACACGACCTCGGGAAGGCCGAGCCGTGCCTCCCGGCCGGTGTCGGGCCGCGCGTACCCGAGATCCTCGAAGGCAGCGCTCGATCGCCTCCGCTCCGCTCCGGCGTGCTCGCGGGCCCTCGAGGCGCCCGGCAGCTCATGCTCAGCCGTCATCGGGAGGTCGGCATTCCGAGCAGCACGTTCATCCGCCCGCTCGCGAAGCCCTGCATGTCGAGCGCGCAGAACTCGAAACCCGCCCCACGAACGGCCCGGTCCAGCTCGGAACGCAGGTCAGCGGCCCGGGGCACGTCCTCGCCCGGCACCTCGACGCGCGCCACCGATCCCCCACCGTGGGCGCGCACCCGGCAGACGTCGAAGCCGAGCGCCCGCACCGCCTCCTCGGCCAGCTCGATGCGGTGCAGCACCTCCGGCGTGACCGGGTCGCCGTAGGCCACGCGCGAGGAGAGGCATGCGGCGGCCGGTTTCTCGGCGGTGGCGAGGCCGAGTGCGGCGCTGACGCGGCGCACGTCGGACTTGCCGAAGCCGGCATCGAGCAGTGGCGCGATCGCCCCGCGCGCGACGGCGGCGGCCTGGCCGGGCCGGTGGTCGCCGAGATCGTCGGTGTTGGTGCCGAGTGCGATCCGCGCCCCGGACAGGGCAGCGAGCGGGGCGAGCGCGTCGAAGAGCGCGGACTTGCAGTGGTAGCAGCGGTCCCCGCCGTTGGCGACGTACTCGGGCCGGTCGAGCTCGTCGGTCGCCACCTCCACGTGGGCGATCCCGTGGGCGGTGGCGAACGCCCGCGCGGCCGCCCGCTCGCTGCGCGGCAGGCTCGCCGACACCGCCGTGACGGCCACGGCCCGCTCTCCGAGCTCCTGCGCGGCGACGGCTGCCACGAGCGCCGAGTCGACCCCGCCGGAGTAGGCGACCAGCAGCCGCGGCTCGGCGCGCACCCGCTCCCGAAGAGCCGCCAGCTTCACCTCATCAGACGTCTGGGACACGACCGCACTCTAAGCGGGTGACACGCCGAATCGCACTGGGAGCGCGAGGTAGGGTCGGCCGTCCGAGGCGGAGGTGAGAGATGGACGAATCGATCCAGCCCTGCCCGGAATTCCTGGAAATCGCCATGAGCCGGCCGTACCCGGACACCGCCGTCCTCACCGTGCGCGGCGAGATCGACACGCTCACCGCGCCCGCGTTCACCGCCGCCACCGAGGATCTGCTCACCACATCGGGCGAGATTCTCGTGATGGACCTCACGAAGGTGCGGTTCCTCGCCTCCAGCGGCCTGGCCGTGCTGATCACCGCGGCACACCGGGCCGAGGACCGCGGCACGCGGTTGCGGCTGGTCATCACCAGTCGCGCGGTACGCCGCCCCCTCGAGATCACGGGCACCGCGGTGCTGTTCGACCTGTACTCCGACGTGGAGTCCGCGTACGGGGGGCGCGATTGAACCGGCAACGACCAGGTAGCAAGATGAAGCCGCCGGTGCGGTGACCGCACCCGACTGACCGGAAGGAGACCCGGCAGCGTGTCCGACCTGGACTCCCCAACGCCCGCCGACGCACTCGACGGGGCATCGACCGTGGAGGTCCGGACGTCGGCGAGTGCCGCGCTGATCCCGACGATCCGCGCGGTCGCCTCCGACCTGGCCGCACGGGCCGACTTCGACCTCGACGCCATCTCCGACCTGCGGATGGCCGTGGACGAGGCCTGCGCAACGCTCGTCGACGTCGCCGCGCCCACCTCGTGGCTGCGCTGCACGTTCCTGGTGCGCCCTGAGCGCATCGAGGTACACGCGCAGGTGCAGACGAAGCACTCCGATGCGGTGGTCTCCACCGACACCTTCGGCTGGCGCGTGCTGCAGACCCTCGCCGACGACGTCACCGTCCACCACGACGCCGGCCGCGACGACGTCGGGCCCACCGTGGGCATCCGGTTGGACAAGCGCTCCGGCGACGTGATGCGGTGACCCGAGCAGATCCCGAGTACGGCCACCTCTCGCCCCTCCTCGAACGCTACGCCGCCCTCCCGGCCGATCACCCCGACCGGGAGAAGCTGCGGGACGAGCTCGTGCGGGGGTTCCTCCCGGTGGCCCAGCACATCGCTCGCCGCTTCTCCAACCGCGGCGAGCCCCTCGACGACCTCGTGCAGGTCGCCACCGTCGGTCTGATCAACGCGATCGACCGCTACGCCCCCGACCGCGGCAGCGACTTCTTCTCGTTCGCCGTGCCCACCATCAGCGGCGAGGTCCGGCGCCACTTCCGCGACCTCGGCTGGTCGATGCGCGTGCCGCGGCGGCTCAAGGACCTGCACGTCTCGATCAACGGCGCGGTGTCCGAGCTGTCGCAGAGCCTCGGCCGCGCGCCGAAACCCACCGAGATCGCCGAGCGGCTCGGGGTGCCCGTCTCCGAGGTGCTGGAGGGCCTGGAGGCCTCCGAGGCGTACCGCAGCTCGTCGCTGGACGAGATGCTCTCCTCGGAGCAGGGCAGTGCCACCGTCGGCGAGCTGGTGGGCGAGGCCGACGCCGAGCTCGACCGCGTCGACTTCCGGCAGGCGTTGCGCCCCGTGCTCGCCGAGCTGGCCGAACGGGAGCGCACGATCGTGCTGCTGCGCTTCTTCGGCAACATGACCCAGACCCAGATCGCCGACCGCGTCGGCATCTCCCAGATGCACGTGTCCCGGCTCCTCGCCCAGACCCTGGACCGGCTGCGCACCCGGCTGGACCCCGAGACCCGCGTCGGCTGAGCGCTGCGACAGAATCCCGGCGAGGGGGAACACATCATGACCGGTCAGCCGGAACACGTTGTGATCGTCGGGGCCGGGCTGGGCGGACTGCGCACGGCACAGCAGCTGCGCTCCGCCGGGCTGCAGGGCCGGATCAGCCTCGTCGGTGCCGAGTCGCACCTGCCCTACGACCGGCCGCCGCTGTCCAAGCAGGTGCTCACCGGCGAGTGGCACCCGGAGCGCACCGGGCTCGCCGAGCCCGACACGTTCGACGAGCTCGGCGTGCGCACCCACCTCGGCAACCCGGCCGTCGCCCTGCGCCCCGGCGACCGCGGTCACGAGCTGGAACTTGCCGACGGGGCCGCGCTGCACGGCGACGCCATCGTCATCGCCACCGGCCTGGTCGCGCGGGAGCTCCCCGACCAGCCCGCGCACGTGCACACCCTGCGCACCCTCGACGACGCACTCGCCCTGCGGGCCACGCTGGAGACGGCGTCGTCGCTGCTCGTCGTCGGCGCCGGGTTCATCGGCGCCGAGGTGGCGAGCTCAGCCCGAACCCGCGGCATCGCCGTCACGGTCGTCGAGGCGCTCGACGTGCCCGCCGCCCACGCGCTCGGCCCGCACGTGGGTCCCGTGGCGGGGCGGCTGCTCACCGAGGGCGGCGTCGCGCTGCACACCGGCGCCAAGATCACCCGATTCGGGGACGCACCCGACGGGGTCGCGGTCGAGCTCGCCGACGGCAGGCGAATCGGCGCGGAGGCCGCCGTCGTCGGGATCGGCGGCGTGGCACGCCTGGACTGGCTGGCCGGCCTCGGCCTCGACACCTCCGGCGGCCTCGCGTGCGGACCCACGGGGCGGGTGCACGGCCTGGAGGGCGTCTGGGCCGTCGGCGACGTCGCGTCGTGGGACGACCCGGCGACCGGCGGGCGGTACCGCCACGAGCACTGGACGAGCGCGGGCGACCAGGCCACCATCGCGGCACGGGACGTACTGGGCGCCCCACCCCCGCAGGCCGCGGTGCCCTACTGCTGGTCCGACCAGTTCGGGCTCAAGATCCAGATCCTGGGCCGCCCCGAGCTGGGCGACGAGGTCGTGCAGCTGCACGGCGCCGGGCTCGACAGCGGCCCCGTGCGCGGCACCGTGGCGGCGTACGTCGCGGGCGACCGGGTGGTGGCGGTGGCCGGCTTCGGCGCCGCCCGCCTGGTGGCGCGCTACCGGCCCCTGGTGGCGGCGGGCGCCCCGCTGTCGGAGGCGCGCGCCACCGCGGCCGCGCTCTCCTGAGCCGCGCCCAGCGTCAGCGGAAGAGCTTGCGGAGCAGGGCGAACACGAGCAGGGCGCCGATGGCCATCAGGCCGTAGCGGATCCGCGGGTCGGCGAGGCGGTGCTGCACGCTCTCCTTCCCGGCATCCACCAGGTGCTTCGGGTGGGCCCGCTCCGAGAGCTCGTCGAGGCTGACCGCGAGCGCGTCCCTCGCCTGCTCGATCTCGCGCTGGATGGTGTCCGGGTCGCGGGGCACGACGCCTCCTGGTGCTGGGGTGGACTTCTCTTGCGGAGGGTGCCACCGTAGATCAGCGGCTGGGGTGTCAGTATCGCGGCATGACCACCCGTTTGGCTCCCGGCGACACGGCTCCCGACTTCACCCTTCCCGACGCGGACGGCAAGCCCGTGTCCCTGTCGGACCACCGCGGCCGCCGGGTGATCGTCTACTTCTACCCAGCCGCGAGCACGCCCGGCTGCACGAAGCAGGCCTGCGACTTCCGCGACAACCTCGCCGAGCTGGGCGACGCCGGCCTCGACGTCATCGGGATCTCACCGGACAAGCAGGCGAAGCTCGCGAAGTTCCGCGACGCGGAGGGCCTGACGTTCACGCTGCTCTCCGACGTCGACAAGGAGGTGCTCACGGCCTGGGGCGCCTTCGGCGAGAAGAAGATGTACGGCAAGACGGTCACCGGCGTCATCCGGTCGACGTTCGTGGTCGACCCGGACGGGAAGATCGAGCAGGCGTTCTACAACGTCCGCGCCACCGGGCACGTCGCGAAGCTGCGCAAGGACCTCGCGGTCTGACACTCAGGTCCTGGTCCGCATCGCCTCCCGCACGACCTCGGCGACCGAGGGGGCCAGGGCCGCCTCCCGGAGGAGCCGTGCAACATCCCGGGCCTCCGCCGTGTCCGGGTGGGTGGCGCCGAGCCTGCGGGACAGGCTCCCGACGTTCCGCTCGGCGATGATGCCGGCCTCCTCGAAGCGGCCGAGGCGTGCGAGGACGAAGATCAGCGCGCGGCGCCGTGTGACCGTCCTCGGATGGTCGAACCCGGGGAACAGCTCGTCGTACTCCACCATCTCGCGGACGAGTGGGGCGAGCGCCTCCAGTCGGCCGGCCCGCAGGTGCCGCCGGGCGCGGACGGACAGGCTGACGACCTGAACGGCGGCGATGCCGACCTGCACGCACCCGTAGGCGAACCCCCCGGCGACGGTGGCGAGGACGACGGCGAACGTGATCGGGTCTGCGCCGACGGCCTCCAACGCCTTCATCCCCAGGCCCATCACGCCGACGCCGAGCCCGAGCCCGAGCAGCCCACCGACGGTGTTCTCGATCGTCCTTCGCGCCCGCTCCCCCATCTCGCCCTCCCCCCTCGTGTCGCCCATCGATGGGGACGACCCGCTGGGGGCGGCCGAGGTTGGGGTGCTACCCGAGGATCTCGGCGATTCCCGGGAGCTGCGCGCGGTAGCCGTCGAGGAGTCGCTGCGCCACGCCCACCGAGTCGACGAGCGGGTGCTGCGCGAACGCGCGCAGCGCCAGCACGTCCGACCCGGTGACGGCAGCTTCGATGGTGTCCTGCTCCACTGCCTTGACCTGCTGCAACAGGCCCAGCATCGCGCCGGGCAGGGGGGCGGTGGCCAGCGGCGTGACGCCGTGCGCGCCCACCAGGCAGGGCACCTCCACCACCGCCTCGGCAGGCAGCCCGGGCACGGCTGCGCCGTTGCGGACGTCGAGGATCATCGTGCGGGGCTCGCCGCCGGACAGCGCCGCCATCAGCTCGAGCGCCACCTGCTGGTAGCCACCGCCTGCGACGTCCTCGGCCGCGCGTTCGCCCGCGCCGCTCGCCTCCCGGCTCTCGGCCATGTAGCTGGCGTCGCGCTCGGCGCGCGCCCGCGTCCAGCGCTCCAGGGCGCGGGCCGGGTCGGCGGCGGCGTCGGCGTAGAACCGCTCCTGCTGGGCGAGCAGGTACTCCCCGCGCGTGCTCTCGGCGCCGCCGATCGCCGCGACCGCCTCGCGGGTGCGGTAGAAGTAGTAGAGGTACTCGTTGGGCAGCGCCCCGATGGCGCGCACCCAGTCGGCACCCACGAGCCGCGCCTCCTCGATGGACGCGAGCGCGGCGTCGTCGGCCAGCAGGTCGGGCAGCCGGTCCGCCCCGTCCACCCGCAGGCCCCGCAGCCAGCCCAGGTGGTTGAGCCCCACGTACTCGACCACCGGCTCGGGGCCCACGTCGAAACCGAGCCCGGTCAGCGCCCGCGCGGCCCGCTGCGCGAGCCCGATCGGCGAGTCGCAGATGCCCACCACGCGCTCGCCGAGCACGCGCTGCATGGCCTCGGTGATCATGCCGGCGGGGTTGGTGAAGTTGATGACCCACGCATCCGGCGCCACGGCGGCCACCCGCTCGGCGACGCGCAGCGCGACCGGCACCGTCCGCAGGCCGTACGCGATCCCGCCCGGACCGGTGGTCTCCTGGCCCAGCACACCGCACGACAGCGCCACCCGCTCGTCCACGGTGCGGCCGGCGAGCCCGTCCACCCGTATCGCGGAGAACACGAACCGGGCGCCGGCCAGTGCGTCGTCCAGGTCGGTGGTGGCACGCACCGCAGGACCGCCCCCGACCTGCTCGAGAACGGCCTGGATCGCCGCGAGCCGCCCGGGCGCGACGTCGTGCAGGACCACTTCGCTGATCGGGGACGAGTCCCCGAGTGCCCGGTAGACCAGCGGCACCCGGAACCCGCCACCGCCGAGGATCGTGAGTTTCACGCGAGCCGGATCTCCGTCCCGGCCGCGGCGCAGGCGGCGAGTGTGGCGGCGTCGGCGCCCTCGTTGGTGACGATCACGTCGACCTGCTCGGGCCCGCACACGGTGAGCAGCCCCGTGCCGGGGAACTTGCCGCGGTCGGCCACCACCACCGTCTGCTCGGCCGCCTCGATCATCGCGCGCTTGACCGGCACCTCGACGAGCGTGGAGTCGCGCACCTCGCCATCCCGGGAGATGCCGCTCGTGCCGAGGAAGAGCCGGTGGGCGCGCACCTCACGCAGCGCCTGCTCGGTGAGCATCCCGACGAGCGAGTGGTAGTTGCGGCGCAGGATGCCGCCGAGCACGAGCAGCTCGACGGCCGGGTCGTCGCGCAGCTCGTCGACGACCGCGAGGCTGCTCGTGATCACCGTGATCCGCTTGCCCCGCAGCGCCCTCGCCAGCCGTGCGGTTGTGGTGCCGATGTCGATCAGCACCACCTCGCCGTCACCGACGAACTCGGCCGCCGCGCGCGCGACGCATTCCTTGTCGCCAGCGGCCACGGTGGCGACCTGCGCGAACGGCACCGGGTCGTCGTCCGGGACGGACCCTGCACCACCCCGGACGCGGC
This window harbors:
- the larE gene encoding ATP-dependent sacrificial sulfur transferase LarE, with protein sequence MSQTSDEVKLAALRERVRAEPRLLVAYSGGVDSALVAAVAAQELGERAVAVTAVSASLPRSERAAARAFATAHGIAHVEVATDELDRPEYVANGGDRCYHCKSALFDALAPLAALSGARIALGTNTDDLGDHRPGQAAAVARGAIAPLLDAGFGKSDVRRVSAALGLATAEKPAAACLSSRVAYGDPVTPEVLHRIELAEEAVRALGFDVCRVRAHGGGSVARVEVPGEDVPRAADLRSELDRAVRGAGFEFCALDMQGFASGRMNVLLGMPTSR
- a CDS encoding 6-phospho-beta-glucosidase, encoding MKLTILGGGGFRVPLVYRALGDSSPISEVVLHDVAPGRLAAIQAVLEQVGGGPAVRATTDLDDALAGARFVFSAIRVDGLAGRTVDERVALSCGVLGQETTGPGGIAYGLRTVPVALRVAERVAAVAPDAWVINFTNPAGMITEAMQRVLGERVVGICDSPIGLAQRAARALTGLGFDVGPEPVVEYVGLNHLGWLRGLRVDGADRLPDLLADDAALASIEEARLVGADWVRAIGALPNEYLYYFYRTREAVAAIGGAESTRGEYLLAQQERFYADAAADPARALERWTRARAERDASYMAESREASGAGERAAEDVAGGGYQQVALELMAALSGGEPRTMILDVRNGAAVPGLPAEAVVEVPCLVGAHGVTPLATAPLPGAMLGLLQQVKAVEQDTIEAAVTGSDVLALRAFAQHPLVDSVGVAQRLLDGYRAQLPGIAEILG
- the bcp gene encoding thioredoxin-dependent thiol peroxidase, with the protein product MTTRLAPGDTAPDFTLPDADGKPVSLSDHRGRRVIVYFYPAASTPGCTKQACDFRDNLAELGDAGLDVIGISPDKQAKLAKFRDAEGLTFTLLSDVDKEVLTAWGAFGEKKMYGKTVTGVIRSTFVVDPDGKIEQAFYNVRATGHVAKLRKDLAV
- a CDS encoding DeoR/GlpR family DNA-binding transcription regulator, with product MLPATRHGEILRLVRSSGVVSVEALAENLGVSPSTIRRDLQSLDADGALRRVRGGAGSVPDDDPVPFAQVATVAAGDKECVARAAAEFVGDGEVVLIDIGTTTARLARALRGKRITVITSSLAVVDELRDDPAVELLVLGGILRRNYHSLVGMLTEQALREVRAHRLFLGTSGISRDGEVRDSTLVEVPVKRAMIEAAEQTVVVADRGKFPGTGLLTVCGPEQVDVIVTNEGADAATLAACAAAGTEIRLA
- a CDS encoding SigB/SigF/SigG family RNA polymerase sigma factor; the protein is MTRADPEYGHLSPLLERYAALPADHPDREKLRDELVRGFLPVAQHIARRFSNRGEPLDDLVQVATVGLINAIDRYAPDRGSDFFSFAVPTISGEVRRHFRDLGWSMRVPRRLKDLHVSINGAVSELSQSLGRAPKPTEIAERLGVPVSEVLEGLEASEAYRSSSLDEMLSSEQGSATVGELVGEADAELDRVDFRQALRPVLAELAERERTIVLLRFFGNMTQTQIADRVGISQMHVSRLLAQTLDRLRTRLDPETRVG
- a CDS encoding DUF3618 domain-containing protein gives rise to the protein MPRDPDTIQREIEQARDALAVSLDELSERAHPKHLVDAGKESVQHRLADPRIRYGLMAIGALLVFALLRKLFR
- a CDS encoding DUF2088 domain-containing protein translates to MSTHLGPFEAVRNLTYDVPFPRLLPVRQRFDPEQVADVAAATAQALEPLRARIRPGMTVAITAGSRGIHDKPAVVRAAGEWLRAAGADPFVVPAMGSHGGATAEGQVELLADLGITEESVGMPIRATMETVEIDRLPDGPAVHLDANAAKADGILAINRVKAHTDFQGDVESGISKIVAIGLGKQRGAEGIHRFGPANLAVWIPRVARRIVDTGKILGGLAIVENAYDRAARIELLDAPDIAGPAESALLADAKRRMARLPFDDIDVAVIDEMGKNYSGAGMDTNVIGRMMIRGSAEFEGPRIRNIAVLDVSDASHGNAVGLGLADFVPFRLLERIDLRSVYINAMTSGLGGPQRAQIPMAFATDRDTIAAAVVTCGVADVGAVTLVRMRNTLDLEHLLVSESLRDAVDAHPALETTGDAVPMEFGADGELLKWD
- the larC gene encoding nickel pincer cofactor biosynthesis protein LarC, encoding MILWLNPFSGISGDMLLGALLDLGAPLEGVRAAVARTGLDGWELRAERVTRGGIGATRAVVDVTDTATERHAAELLARVADVPVAARAVREIAEVEAGIHGIDPARVHLHEIGGHDTVVDTVGVAAALDLLGVDEVHCGPLTLGSGTVATRHGVLPVPAPATAALLARAGAPVVGAGEGETVTPTGAALLVATGARFGPLPAMTLQGVGYGAGGRDPAGRANVLQALLGAAAGRIERMLLLETNVDDVTGEVLGHLVGRLLDAGAADAWLSPIVMKKGRPAHTVHVLVAPERAAGCERIVLAETGSLGLRRTPVDRAALPRRTTTVDVEGHAIRLKHGPWGVKPEHDDLAAAAAALDLPLREVTRRALDIGRLAAHTSEELR
- a CDS encoding NAD(P)/FAD-dependent oxidoreductase, which produces MTGQPEHVVIVGAGLGGLRTAQQLRSAGLQGRISLVGAESHLPYDRPPLSKQVLTGEWHPERTGLAEPDTFDELGVRTHLGNPAVALRPGDRGHELELADGAALHGDAIVIATGLVARELPDQPAHVHTLRTLDDALALRATLETASSLLVVGAGFIGAEVASSARTRGIAVTVVEALDVPAAHALGPHVGPVAGRLLTEGGVALHTGAKITRFGDAPDGVAVELADGRRIGAEAAVVGIGGVARLDWLAGLGLDTSGGLACGPTGRVHGLEGVWAVGDVASWDDPATGGRYRHEHWTSAGDQATIAARDVLGAPPPQAAVPYCWSDQFGLKIQILGRPELGDEVVQLHGAGLDSGPVRGTVAAYVAGDRVVAVAGFGAARLVARYRPLVAAGAPLSEARATAAALS
- a CDS encoding STAS domain-containing protein gives rise to the protein MDESIQPCPEFLEIAMSRPYPDTAVLTVRGEIDTLTAPAFTAATEDLLTTSGEILVMDLTKVRFLASSGLAVLITAAHRAEDRGTRLRLVITSRAVRRPLEITGTAVLFDLYSDVESAYGGRD
- the larB gene encoding nickel pincer cofactor biosynthesis protein LarB, encoding MTAEHELPGASRAREHAGAERRRSSAAFEDLGYARPDTGREARLGLPEVVYGPGKTVDQIVGVVRSLLAGNDGPVLVSRIEDGAAAEVGAAVEGGAYDPVARLLVWRPAAPRPFRVVVASAGTSDWPVAAEAAAVATAIGLQVDEVRDVGVAGVHRLLAEKERLAAADAVICVAGMEGALPSVVGGLVGCPVIAVPTSVGYGAVFEGVTPLLAMLSSCAAGVVVVNIDSGFGAAIAAHRMALGTTAQRAVR
- a CDS encoding ATP-binding protein, with translation MSDLDSPTPADALDGASTVEVRTSASAALIPTIRAVASDLAARADFDLDAISDLRMAVDEACATLVDVAAPTSWLRCTFLVRPERIEVHAQVQTKHSDAVVSTDTFGWRVLQTLADDVTVHHDAGRDDVGPTVGIRLDKRSGDVMR